Proteins encoded within one genomic window of Lepidochelys kempii isolate rLepKem1 chromosome 11, rLepKem1.hap2, whole genome shotgun sequence:
- the LOC140895269 gene encoding small ribosomal subunit protein bS16m-like, whose protein sequence is MSPHPVPESPELEKRIRDFPRENNLQEAVTGFLVWNLTVPRPSGPQAASSRGGRWEKRPRDAGAHGAGVLRLSPDSAGGTRPAAALRRPVLSRVIMVHLAHLLMKNYHGGHVAIRLALGGCANRPFFRIVAAYNKRARDSKYLEQVGCYDPLPNSHNEKLVGLNIERIKHWIGCGAHVTKPVEKLLGLSGFFPLHPMTITNAERLRKRRALKAITASEEETPAETPAKTII, encoded by the exons ATGTCTCCGCATCCGGTGCCCGAGTCCCCTGAGCTGGAAAAGAGAATCCGGGATTTCCCTCGAGAGAACAATCTCCAGGAGGCTGTGACGGGATTCCTGG TCTGGAACTTGACGGTGCCTCGGCCGAGTGGTCCCCAAGCAGCGAGTTCCCGCGGGGGCCGATGGGAAAAGCGGCCGCGAGACGCGGGCGCGCACGGCGCAGGCGTGCTACGGCTCAGTCCCGACAGTGCCGGCGGGACTCGACCCGCTGCCGCGCTACGGCGGCCC gtGCTTTCAAGGGTCATCATGGTGCACCTTG CTCATCTCCTTATGAAGAATTATCATGGAGGACACGTAGCTATCCGATTGGCTCTTGGTGGTTGTGCCAACAGACCCTTCTTCCGTATAGTGGCCGCATATAACAAGCGAGCACGGGACAGCAAGTATTTGGAGCAAGTGGGCTGCTATGACCCACTCCCAAATAGCCACAATGAAAAGCTTGTTGGCTTGAACATCGAGAGAATCAAACACTGGATTGGTTGTGGAGCACATGTCACAAAACCGGTTGAAAAACTTCTAG GTCTTTCTGGATTTTTCCCATTGCATCCTATGACAATCACAAATGCAGAAAGATTAAGGAAGCGAAGAGCCTTGAAAGCCATAACAGCTTCTGAGGAAGAAACTCCAGCTGAAACTCCAGctaaaacaataatttaa